The Arctopsyche grandis isolate Sample6627 chromosome 10, ASM5162203v2, whole genome shotgun sequence genome window below encodes:
- the LOC143917608 gene encoding ribosome assembly protein METTL17, mitochondrial: MMNHNKRTFLRTCSILKRYCSVKIRKNVEVEQSIKEKLENDEMKFGKHPGIQMKNVHFPENISLAVQSAFVDTPMKAVENDSLQLANYLKCRHAPPENWEIRDKRKNIINNLLSGRNVDTSSKSKYQLEEFEKDNEKTINWTMKQQVYSWKAVLYDRYTSLKYLLGRSSAEYAVLRKIFQEIKSNAEDFTPSTFHDFGSGVGTGTWALNDTWQNYMKEYVTVDISTEMNDLAKNIITQAYKAKSFPIQRFHQKRYLSTPASRYDIVLCAYSLFEMPSAVERLRTLLNLWKKTEHFLVLVEHGSNAGFSILNEARDFIIENSKYDNPAYVFAPCPHENQCPRYLEDATPCNFQVRYTNLNLLQKNVFQTDTYSYIVLRRGNRPDTPAWPRIVRPKLARSRHMICRMCCSNGKLEEVIVTASKHGKTAYRCAKKSQWGDRLPVTISDKFVEPTIKQPTE, translated from the coding sequence atgatgaATCATAATAAGAGAACTTTTTTGAGAACGTGTAGTATTCTTAAACGTTATTGCAGTGTTAAAATAAGGAAAAATGTTGAAGTCGAACAAAGTATCAAGGAAAAATTAGAGAATGATGAGATGAAATTCGGAAAGCACCCAGGCatacaaatgaaaaatgtacattTCCCCGAGAATATTTCTCTAGCCGTTCAATCTGCTTTTGTCGACACGCCGATGAAGGCTGTTGAAAATGATAGTTTACAGTTGGCAAACTATCTTAAATGTCGTCATGCCCCTCCAGAGAATTGGGAAATTCGTGATAAacgcaaaaatataataaataatttattatcaggACGTAATGTCGACACATCATCAAAAAGTAAATACCAACTAGAAGAATTTGAAAAAGATAACGAAAAGACAATAAATTGGACGATGAAACAACAGGTATACTCTTGGAAAGCTGTCTTATACGATAGGTATACGAGCTTGAAGTATTTACTTGGAAGGAGTTCTGCAGAATATGCTGTACTAAGAAAAATCTTTCAAGAAATTAAATCTAATGCAGAAGACTTTACCCCGAGCACCTTTCATGACTTTGGATCGGGAGTCGGTACCGGAACGTGGGCTTTGAACGACACTTGGCAAAACTATATGAAGGAATACGTAACGGTAGATATATCAACGGAAATGAACGATTTGGCTAAAAATATCATTACACAAGCTTATAAAGCAAAATCTTTTCCTATACAAAGATTTCACCAAAAACGATACTTATCAACACCCGCTAGCAGATATGACATTGTATTATGTGCTTATTCCTTGTTTGAAATGCCATCAGCCGTAGAGAGATTACGCACTCTACTCAATTTATGGAAAAAAACCGAACACTTCCTCGTCCTCGTCGAACACGGCTCAAATGCTGGATTTAGCATACTGAACGAAGCTAGAGATTTcataattgaaaattcaaaatatgataACCCAGCGTATGTTTTTGCTCCATGCCCACATGAAAACCAATGCCCCAGATATCTAGAAGATGCAACGCCGTGTAATTTCCAAGTTCGTTATACAAATTTGAACTTACTCCAAAAAAATGTGTTTCAAACAGACACTTATTCATATATTGTATTGCGCAGAGGAAATAGACCTGATACACCAGCATGGCCTCGTATCGTAAGACCCAAATTGGCCAGGTCTCGTCATATGATATGTCGCATGTGTTGCAGCAATGGAAAGCTAGAAGAGGTTATAGTTACAGCATCCAAGCATGGGAAAACGGCTTATAGGTGTGCTAAGAAAAGTCAGTGGGGTGATAGGTTACCGGTTACGATCTCCGATAAATTTGTAGAGCCAACGATAAAACAACCTACCGAATAG
- the LOC143917610 gene encoding cytoplasmic tRNA 2-thiolation protein 2-like — MCTVNDDDYDGDKFMEQELSSLNLGNENCKKCKLTIATVTLRKKDFYCDDCFTVGVTHKFRATLGKSRLVKPGDKVLIAFSGKIDSSTLLYLVKNGIEDSTHKKLQFQALVLHIDESSLRHSEDAKNIEIMSQVKSQIQQYDLMFYSVRLSEVMKDDALNLNISDVPTKDEELDLKFKNLITSTKNCTAKLNLLKKLKQNLLLNCAKRLDCSYVLLAETATKLAANLLANVAIGGGSHMSSDIGFSDARDDRVKVLRPLKDLTTEDIALFTKIKNISEVQPTIRDDNPYASIQSLTKQFVNNLQNNFPATIPTVLRTGDKIDNSSNVVQDDDFQCVLCQSALDTQVIPCSAIEATIFSRETSNNVVVCIKDQAVAAEEKSCSNCSCKSSANEVRREDVDAFTCYSCQLIIKDIINVDLLPPILLKSIKKKKRLQNVKNSIQDFLL, encoded by the exons atgtgtacTGTAAACGATGACGATTACGACGGAGACAAGTTTATGGAACAGGAACTATCATCATTGAACTT aggcAATGAAAATTGTAAGAAATGCAAGCTAACAATAGCAACTGTTACACTACGGAAGAAAGATTTTTACTGTGATGACTGTTTCACTGTTGGCGTGACACACAAATTCCGAGCCACATTGGGCAAAAGTAGACTCGTAAAGCCAGGTGACAAAGTTTTGATAGCATTCTCCGGCAAGATTGATTCATCTACCCTATTGTATTTGGTAAAAAATGGAATCGAGGACAGTACACATAAAAAACTCCAGTTTCAGGCGCTTGTACTTCATATCGACG AAAGTTCCCTTCGGCACTCGGAAGATgccaaaaatatagaaataatgtCGCAAGTCAAGTCACAAATTCAACAGTACGATTTAATGTTCTACTCAGTGAGACTCAGCGAAGTCATGAAAGATGATGcattaaatttaaacatatcAGATGTCCCAACGAAGGACGAAGAACTAGatcttaaattcaaaaatttgatCACATCTACAAAGAACTGCACGGCGAAGTTGAATCTTTTAAAGAAACTTAAACAAAATCTACTGCTCAATTGTGCAAAGCGCCTGGATTGTTCTTATGTATTATTAGCCGAAACGGCCACCAAACTTGCAGCCAATTTATTGGCAAATGTAGCTATCGGAGGCGGCTCACACATGTCATCGGATATT GGATTTTCTGATGCTAGGGACGATAGAGTGAAAGTACTTCGCCCTTTAAAGGATTTGACGACAGAAGACATTGCTTTATTtaccaaaattaaaaatatatctgaaGTTCAACCTACGATCCGAGATGACAATCCATACGCCAGTATACAGTCATTGACTAAACAGTTTGTTAACAACTTGCAAAACAATTTTCCAGCTACAATACCAACTGTTTTAAGAACAGGCGATAAAATAGACAATTCTAGTAATGTCGTCCAAGATGATGATTTTCAATGTGTCTTGTGTCAG tcTGCTTTGGATACGCAAGTCATTCCATGTTCAGCGATCGAAGCTACAATATTTTCGAGAGAAACGTCGAACAACGTCGTTGTGTGTATAAAAGATCAGGCCGTTGCTGCTGAAGAAAAGTCTTGTTCGAATTGCTCATGTAAATCATCCGCAAACGAAGTACGCAGAGAAGACGTAGACGCATTCACGTGTTACAGTTGTCAATTGATTATAAAAGACATAATCAACGTCGATCTGTTGCCGCCGATCTTGCTGAAGAGCATAAAGAAGAAGAAACGACTTCAGAATGTTAAAAACTCAATTCAAGATTTTCTTTTATGA